CAACTTTGCCCGATTTTACAGCTTCAAGAACTGCAGCAGGTGATTCAATCTCCTGAATTGTGAGATCCTCTTTTATATCAATCCCGGCATTTGAAAACACACCACGGAAAAATATATCACCTGATGACATACGAACAGTTGCTATAGTTTTTCCTTTATAGTCCTCAAGACTCTTGTACTTGTCAGCATTTTCTGGTTTAACAATAACACCTGCACCTTCGCCCATCAGACCGCCGACAACTGTTACTTCTGCTCCTTTTGAAGCATAAACCAGCGGTGACGGCCCAAATCCGCCAATGTCAATTTTATTGGCAATAATTGCATTAATACCCTCAGCACTGTTCTGGAATGCAAATAATTCAACATCCAGATTTTCTTCTGCAAAATATCCCTCTTCCTGGGCAACAAAGATTAAAGCATGCCCGTTTGTCGGAAGATATCCAATCCGCAGTTTATCTGCAGTTGTCTGATTCTCCTTATCTTTAGTCAGGTCTGAATTAAATCCTGTGACGACAATTACTGCTGCCAGCAAAATTACAACAACTGCAACCACAATTACAAATATAAATTCTTTTTTCATTTCTTCTCCACATTTGAAAAAGCATTTTTTCGACAGTATTTTAGAGCATATTCATAATATCCTGCATTAAGAGCGGGAAATATGGATTTAATTCCGGTTGCATCATAAATTTTACATGAAAGTTACTTCGAAACTTTCATGAAACCGTTGCATGAAATATAATTTCACGGACGTTTTTGATGCAGAAATCAAATCAACATGAAAATGCTATGTACAAATAGGTAAAAAACAGATAAATAGCATCACAATTCGGCAATAATGGCCTTTTTTCTAAATTTTTTTATTTTTGCGGCAATATATGCCAGAGGCTGTTACTAAATTATTTCTATCTCAAGCGAACTTTCAAGGCAGATTTGAGAGAATAATAACAGCTCATTTATGTTTTCTAACATTTCCTGATAGAGCGAGTTCGAGATATAAATTATAATTTTTGGATTTGCAGGTGAGACTTTTACAATTTCCGGATATATTTCTCTAAACAGTGAGACAAGCGTTCTGAAACTCACACGCTTAAGTATACGAATATGTCCGGTTCCTTTCGGATCGATAAATGTACGGTAACTATCTGTTTTGCTGGAAAAAGCGATTTCATCCTTCATTTATTTATCCTGACATTTTTCTTTAATTTTGATGATTACTGTTCTTCAATAACAGAGGTATGTTTATTCGATAATTTTCCCTGTAATTTTTTATCCAAACCTGTGAAAACCGTTGTTTTCATTATCGTTTGCCCTATAAATTTTAGTTTACCTAGTGATTAACAATTGTGAATTTTTTACTAAATAGCTTTGTGCTTTTTTTTATTTTCCTTAGGTAAAAAAATTTGATTTAGATATTCTGCCACCGAAGACAGTATGCCTGAATCCGATCAAAGAAATATGTAATAACCATTACAACCGCTCCTACAACGATTATTCCGGCAACAACCATATCATAATTGGCAAACTGGTGATTGTAGATGATATACCATCCGAGACCGGATGTTGCTGCAATCATCTCTGCCACAGTCAGCGTAATAAATGAGATGATTAGAGCTATCATTGCACCGGAAAATATGGATGGCAGTGCTGCCGGAAGAAGAATATCCTTCATCATGACTCTCTCTGAAAGACCAAGTGTTCTTGCAGTATTGATAAGTCTCTTGTCAATCCCAAATACTCCGAATATTGTTCCAACCAATATCGGCCAGAATGCTCCTATAAATATCAGGAATGTTGATGCTGCTGAAAATGTTGGGAGTAAAACGATGGAATACGGAAGATATGCCGTAGGAGGTATCGGAGATATGGCTTTTGAGATAGGATACGCGACATTAAACAGTCTCTTCCTCCATCCAATATAAAGGCCTGCCGGAATTGCAAGAGCGAGTGCAAGCAGGTACCCCCCCACAAGAAACGTCAGAGAGCTGAACAAACCATTTATTATCAGTTCATAATCGTCCTGAAACACGGCAAATACCCGTGCAGGGCCTGGGAACAGGAAAGGGTCCAATAAAATCAGTTTTCCGATTAGCACTTCCCATAAAAAGATGACAACTGATAATATTAGAAATATATCCGTAATCCTCTCTGTCTCTTTGGGTTTTCTGTAGATTTCAATTATAAATGCTGCCAGAATTAGAATTAGCACGGCTAAAAATGCACTGTTGTCATCAACAGACTGTGATGGAGCATCAGGAACTGCCACTGTAAGTATAAATACCGCAATCAGGATTACAAATGTCAGAATGCCGGTTTTATTCAGCTTAAACTTCATTTATAAGGCCTCCTTTTGCGCCTGCTGACTCTCTATTATCTCCTGCATCTCACAGTACAACACTGAGAATAGATACTGTTTCAGTTTGATGTAATCCTCAGTTCCACTAAGACTTTTTCTGCATCTTGGACGTGAGAAGGGAATATCAATTATCTCTTCTATCTTTCCCGGAGTTGATGACATAATCCCGATTCTGTCCGAGAGTAAAAGCGCCTCATCCACATCGTGTGTTACAAAGAGTACTGTGTTTCTTGATTCTCCTTCTGACCACATATGCAGGAGAAGGTCCTGCATAAAAATCCTGTTCAGTGAATCCAGAGCTCCAAAGGGTTCATCCATTAAAAACACTTTAGGGTGCATGGCAAACATTCGTGCAATTGAGACACGCTGTTTCATACCTCCGGAGAGCGTACCGGGATATGCATCCTTAAATTTGCATAGTCCGACAAGATCCAGATAGGTATGTGCTGTTTTCTTCACTTCTTCTTTTGAAAGATTTTTATTTGCATGTTCAACTGCAAAAAAAATGTTTTCATATGCAGTCATCCATGGAAATAATGAATAATCCTGAAATACTATTCCGCATTCCGGACCTGGTTTTATCACTGGTTCATCTCCTATGAATATTCTGCCTTTGGTTGGAACTTTTATCCCGGAAATCAGGTCTATTATTGTACTCTTTCCACAGCCTGAAGGACCTATTAATGATATAAATTCACCGTTTTTTATGTCAAGATTAACATTTGAAAGGGCTGTATGACTCTTCCCGTTCACTCCGTAGACCATTGATATATCTTCAAGTTTTATTGATGTCGTAAATATCACCTCTCTTTGGTAATTTAAAATTTTAAAATAATTTTTCCTATCTTTTATAATTACTATCGACAATATATCTGCAAAAGTCCGGTTTTATACAATATTTCTATTGACTTTTGCATATTTTTTTTTAACATGTCAGGACTCATCATCACTTATACGAAAAGTAATGATTTAACTGCTGATTTATCAGCAAATTTTGATATAAAATAATTTTTTTTGGAAAAATCCGGCAAGTTGTGCCTCAAAGCAGTGCCTGCAGTAAATTTTAGAAAAATAATGAAGATATAAAATTATATCTTTTTTGACCCTTTTCTAAGTCTTTGTGCCTCTTCCTCACTCTCAACCCTTACAAGAAAAGTACCGTGGCAGGGTTTTGTGAAGGGAAATATTACAATATTATCATCCAAAGCGACTGTAACAGGAGGAACACCTATTATATGCACATCGAATATTTTGTATCCCGGCGCTACCGTATAAATCTCATTGTAATTTTTCTTAAGATAATCCCTGCATTCAGAAAAGCTGGAATGCCTTAGAAGCACCTCATATGGAAGTTTATCTAAGCATCCCATTCCATCACTCCGTTAATGGCGTTAATGAACGGTTTTGGATTATGAGCCGCAACCGCAGTTATCTTCTCACATTCAAATGTAATCTGAGCAGATACATCCTCTGCATTGCTCCCAAAAATAACAGGATAGATAGCAGATTTCATTATGGAATCCATTGTTGCGGCATATGACACTCCTGCATCATTGTGAATAAAAACAAAACATAATGGATATCTTTCTCCTTTGTCTACAATTGCTTCTATTGTCAGGTCAAGATCTTTAATTTCATCTATATAGTGACCTTCAAAATCAGCATATTTTATAAGCAGTCTTGCTGAAGGCGTTCCTGCAATTACAGTATTTATACCGGCCCTTTTAAGTCTTGCCGCGATATAAAGGACCGCTGTTGTCTGTAAAGGAACCTGGGGACAGCCCATTACGAGAAGAGCAGATTTAGAGGTGTTATTCTGCTCTTCGGGATCAGTATTAAGATCTAAATTAAAAGAAGCAGAAATTTCTGATTTAATTTCCACGGACAGATAACACCTCGTCTTCCTTTAATGTGTGAACGTCAAGTCCGGGCATTGCATCGCCGAGGTCGCGGCTGGCCTTTGCAATAATAGCAGGGTCGCTATAGTTATTGACTGCCTCAACGATTGCGAGAGCCATCTTTTCAGGATTCTGTGACTTGAATATTCCGGAACCTACAAAGACACCGTCACATCCAAGCTGCATCATCATTGCCGCATCAGAAGGAGTTGCAATACCACCAGCGGAAAAATTCACAACAGGAAGACGCTTTAATCTGGCACAGTCTTTAATAATATCCAGGGGCGCCTCTATTTTCCTTGCATATGCAGCGAACTCCTGATAATTCATCCCTTCAAGTGTCCGGATAGCTCCACTTATTGCTCTCATGTGCCTTACGGCTTCAACCACGTTTCCCGTTCCGGCCTCTCCTTTTGTACGTATCATCGCAGCGCCTTCATTGATTCGCCTGCAGGCTTCTCCGAGGTTTCTTGCACCACATACGAAAGGGACTGTAAATTTTATCTTATCTATATGGTATTCCTCATCGGCCGGCGTTAAAACTTCACTCTCGTCGATCATATCAACACCAACAGTCTCTAAAACCTGTGCCTCAACAAAGTGGCCGATTCTTGCCTTTCCCATAACAGGAATTGAGACCGCATCAATAATCTCTTCAACAATTGAAACGTCAGCCATCCTCGCAACTCCGCCGGCCTTTCTGATATCAGCCGGAACCCGCTCAAGAGCCATAACAGCAACTGCACCTGCAGACTCTGCTATTCGTGCCTGCTCTGCATTCACAACATCCATGATTACCCCTCCCTTCTGCATGGATGCAAATCCTCTCTTTATAAGCTCAGTTCCATGCCTGAGTTCCTCAAAATTCATACTCTATTAATTCCGGCATAAGCTTTAAAAATGTATATTTATCGGCTAAAACTGCCGGATTATATCCTGAGAATATTTATTGCCACCATAGGACTTCACAATTGTGAAATACTTATAATGCATATTTTTTAACTGACATTATTCTGATTTAAAAAAAGAAGTTTGTGAAAAAAAATTGCAAAATACTGATAAAACAGTTTGTTATGGAGATTAATTACAGGAGATATATGATATGACAGAGAACAATCAGGATGAATTAATAGAGATGTCTGGCCGGATGCACATTGCTCTTGAGATGCTTGAATCATGTAAGAATTTTGCTTTTTTAATTCCGGAAGTCAGGTCAAATCTGGTGTATGCAAAAGAAAAGTCAGAGAACCCCCGTGATGTGCTCGCTATTGACGGAAGAATTACTGTGGTTGACGGGATGCCTAAGGCGGCAGGAAAACCACGGTTTGGTACATCAAGTCATATGGCGCGCCTTATGCTTGAAATAAGAAAGACAAAGCCATCAATAAGGGCAGGAATCGACTTTGCCAATGACCCGGACATTGCAAAATGGCTTGAGGGCTACTGCCGGCATAATGGCCTGGTATTCAGCGTCATTGACAGAAGTCACGAGCCGGACGAGATAAAAGAGGCTGAGGGAGCATCCATGCCATGGAAAGTGGCTGAGGCTGTCCGTGCTGCGGGCGGCAGGGTTCCGGATATATTCTATGAAACCGGTGCGGTTGGAAAAGAGCCTGTTACTGTACTTATTGGAGAAGACCCGATTTCTGTTGTCGGGGAGATGCTCTCTATTGCACATTCTTACAGGAGAGATATAATATGAAAATAGGAAAAATTAATCCTGAACTTTTTTCATCGGTTCTAAAGAACAAACTTGGAAAATGGAGTGAAAATGTCATAGTCCCTCCGGCTCCGGGAATAGATGCAGGTGTTATTGACATAGGAGACGGGAAGGTTTTAATTATCGCAGAGGACCCTGTATTTGCAATCCCGGGTCAGCCGCTTGAGATGTTTGGGTGGTATTCAGTGCACATAGGCGCAAGTGATATTGCTGTAATGGGTGTTGCTCCGCAGTATATGACATATAGTCTTTTAATGCCGCCTGAATTCTCAGAAGAGGATTTTAAGACAGTTGTTGATTCCATTCATAATACTGCAGCTGATCTCGGGATTGCAATTGTCGGAGGCCATACTGGACATTATCCGGGATTTGCAGCCCCTACAATAGGAGGTATTACAGTATTTGCAATAACAACAAAAGACAGTTATATAACACCTGCAGGTGCAAAGCCGGGAGATGCTGTAATCCTCACAAAAGGGCCGGCTGTTGAAACCACAGGAATTCTTTCTGTCCTTCGGGAAAAAGACCTCCTTAAAAGACATCCACTCTCTCTGATAAAAAAAGCACAGGAGATGGTTAAAGAGATGTCCGTTGTTCGTGATGCACAAATAGCAATGGCAGCAGGAGGTATCACCGCAATGCATGATGCTACAGAAGGAGGTGTTATTGGAGGTCTTTTTGAGATTGCACAGGCAAGTGGTGTCGGCATGGAGATAGACGAGTCATTATTCATTTATCCGGATGAGATAAGGATGGTATGTGAATTTTTTAACTTAGACCCGGTTGCAGCAATTGCTGAAGGATCACTTCTGATTACAGTGAAAGAAAAACACGCAGATGGATTAATTGAAAAACTTAAAGAAAATAACATTCCTGCATCAGTAATTGGAATTTTAACTGAGGATATGACTAAAAAAACAATCAAAAGAAGAGACGGAAGAACAGAGCCTCTTTTAATGCCGGAGCAGGACCCATTCTGGCCGGTTTTCTTTGAAAGTGTCAAAAATCAGGATTAACCCATTTTCTTTAACATTACCAAAGCTTCAGGTTGTTTTCTCCTTGTGGTATTTATTGCCGCAAAAACCCTTTTTTTTACAGATTCGTGACACTTTTAGCCTTTAAACCCGTCATTATATTGTTTTAGACTAACCTTGTATTCACAAAAGGAGGTTACATGACACAAGCACGAAATATTGCCATATACGGTAAAGGAGGCATTGGAAAATCAACAACAACCTCAAACATAAGTGCTGCACTTGCCGATATGGGAAAACGCGTCATCCAGATTGGATGTGATCCAAAAAGCGATTCAACCAACAATCTTCGTAGAGGACGCTCAATCCCAACTGTTCTTGACGCTATCAGGAGCGGCAAGAAAATAGAGACTGAAGATATTGTCCATGAAGGATTTGGAGGTGTTTTATGTATTGAAGCCGGAGGGCCCGAACCCGGTGTCGGCTGTGCAGGCCGTGGAATTATTGCCGCCATTGAACTTTTAAAGCAGAAAAAAATCTTTGAGGAGTTCAATCCTGATGTGGTTTTATATGACGTTTTAGGAGATGTTGTCTGTGGAGGATTTTCTGTTCCTATTCGTGAAGGTGTAGCCGAGCAGGTATATACAGTAACATCTGCTGATTTTATGGCAGTTTACGCTGCAAACAACCTGTTTAAAGGAATTAAAAAATATGCAAACAATGGTGGGGCACTCTTCTCCGGAATCATTGCAAACTCAGTGATACTTCCGGTTCACAGAGAGATAATAGATGATTTCGCGGACAAAACCGGCGCAACAATTGCAGAGTACGTTCCGCGTTCGGAAACAATTACAAGGAGTGAACTAAGAGGACAGACAGCTGTTGAGTATGATCCTGATTCTGAACAGGCAGAAGTTTACAGAAACCTGGCAAGAGCAATACTTAAAAATCAGGAGAAATACGTCCCGGCACCTCTTGAAGCAGAGGAATTAAAAGGATGGGCTGAGTCCTGGTCCGACAGACTTCTTATAAAAAAAGAGGAAGAGACAGGAGTTAAAACCCCATCAGATGCTCTTACTGCAACATAGAATAAAAGAGGCCAGACATGACATTTAACACACAGGAAGAAGCAGATAAAGCTCTTTATGAAAAAAAAATTGATCTCTTTCAAAAAACATGTCCAAACCGTGAACAGCGTGCAAACGGGATTAATATTTTTTATGGAAAAGCAAGTGAACTGGTTGATAAAGCAAAGGCTGGTTGTCTTAAAAATCACGAACGTGGATTTGCACAGTCGTCCGGCTGTACACTAAATTTTTATCTGTCTGTTCGTGTAGGCACAATCAGGGATGCTGTAACTATCTTTCACGCACCGGTCGGATGTTCATCATCTGCCCTTGGATATCGGGAATTATTCCGTCACGTACCTGTTGAATTAGGACGTCCGGCAGAGTTTGATCTCCACTGGATGACTACAAACCTGCGTGAGAAAGATGTTGTATACGGAGCAGGCGATAAACTTAAAAAAGCAATATATGAAGCACAAAAAAGGTATGATCCAAAAGCCATCTTTATCCTGACTTCCTGTACAACAGGAATCATCGGAGAGGATATAGAAGGTGCAGTGTCTGATGTTCAGCCAAATATAAAGGCTAAAATTGTTCCGATCCACTGTGAAGGAGTTCGCTCAAGACTTGTCCAGACAGGATATGATGCCTTCTGGCATGCCATAATGAAATACCTTGTGAAAAAGCCGGAACAAAAGCAAAAAGACCTTGTGAATGTTGCAAGCATGCTCTCATATACCTGGCAGGATCGTCTTGAAATACAGCGCCTGCTCGGCAAAATTGGGCTTCGTGCAAATTTAATACCGGAGTTTGCATCTGTTGAACAGTTTGAGCAGTTATCAGAAGCTGCGGTGACTGCACCTCTATGTGCGACATATACAGATTATCTTTCACGCGGGCTTGAACAGGAATATGGAGTTCCGTACTTTATGTATCCTTCACCGATGGGAATTAGCAATACCGATGAATGGCTGAGGCAAATAGGAAAATACACAGATAAGGCTGCCGAGGTTGAGGAACTTATAAAAGAAGAGCACAAGGTATGGAAACCAAAACTTAAGGTAATAAGAGGAGAATTTGACAGGATTGCCAAAGAAAAAGGAAGTAAAGTCAGTGTCCTTGGCTCTCTGGGTCAGGGACGTCTTCTTGCACAGATGCCATTCTTTGATGAACTGGGGCTGTCTGCTCCTGCTGCCATGTCGCAGGATTATGACAATTTAATACTTGAAGACCTTGAAGCTGTAATTTCCCGGGTAGGAGATTTTGATCTTTTAGTCAATACATTCCAGGCTGCAGAACAATCACATATAACAAACAAGCTTGATCCTGATCTGACGCTTACCTGTCCGTTTCAGGGAGGGGCATACAAAAGGAATAAAGGCTCTACCCGAATCCATGCTCTTCGCGGAGATGCGCATCCATGGAGTACACAGACCGGATATTCAGGATCTGTTGCTTATGGCAATTTCCTGCTCCAGGCACTCAAAAGTGAATCATTTCAGAAAACACTTAAAGAAAAAACCAAAGACAGCTACCGTGACTGGTGGTTTAAACAGGCAAATCCACTCTATTACATGAAACAGGAGCTATAAAATGACTGATGCAAAAGCAAAAACATTCCAGGAACCAGAAGAGCTATTCGAGCATTCAGCAATTGAAGCTCCACGTTTTTCCTGTGCACTGGGAGGTGCCCTTGGGACAGCATTAGGAATTTATGGAGTTGTTCCAATCCTCCACTCAGGTGCAGGTTGTGGTATCGGCCAGCTGTTCGGGCAGTTGTATGCCGGCGGCCAGAATGCCGGCGGCCCTCAGGGAGGAACAAGCACTCCCTGTTCCTCTCTTGTTGAACATCATGTAGTATTTGGCGGAGAAGAGAAATTAAGGAATCTTATCAGTGCAAGCACTGAGCTTATGGAAGGAGACATCTATGCTGTCATCAATGGTTGTGTTCCATCACTTATAGGTGATGATGTAAATGCTGTTGTCAAAGAGTTTAGGGGAAATAATGACATATTTTTCGTAAAATCATCAGGGTTTACCGGGAATTCTTATGAAGGATATGAACTCTTCTTTGAAGGGCTGATAAATGATCTCTTAAAGCCTGCAGATAAAATTGAAGAAAAAACAGTTAATATATTTGGAATCGTTCCCTATCAACATATCTTCTGGAAAGGTGATGCAAGAACAATCAAGAACCTTCTTGAAGAGATTGGCATAAAGGCTAACGTATTTCTGGCAGAATTTGACGGACCAGAGCAGCTTAAAAATATTCCTTTGGCAGAGTACAATATTGTTCTTTCAACGTGGA
The genomic region above belongs to Methanomicrobium antiquum and contains:
- a CDS encoding ABC transporter substrate-binding protein; protein product: MKKEFIFVIVVAVVVILLAAVIVVTGFNSDLTKDKENQTTADKLRIGYLPTNGHALIFVAQEEGYFAEENLDVELFAFQNSAEGINAIIANKIDIGGFGPSPLVYASKGAEVTVVGGLMGEGAGVIVKPENADKYKSLEDYKGKTIATVRMSSGDIFFRGVFSNAGIDIKEDLTIQEIESPAAVLEAVKSGKVDAGIVWTPYMEMAESQGLKVIAYSEEYYPKHPCCRIAVLTDNINTDRDSYVKMLKSLIRSYKFIHTNPDEAVDDVSNYVKVDKSILKEAMTNEHSYLSPDPNRQGVLTTYELLKSIGYIEDNGVDMNDHIDVTLYGQALDEILTEYPDDEYYLSMKADFNNLDK
- a CDS encoding ABC transporter permease yields the protein MKFKLNKTGILTFVILIAVFILTVAVPDAPSQSVDDNSAFLAVLILILAAFIIEIYRKPKETERITDIFLILSVVIFLWEVLIGKLILLDPFLFPGPARVFAVFQDDYELIINGLFSSLTFLVGGYLLALALAIPAGLYIGWRKRLFNVAYPISKAISPIPPTAYLPYSIVLLPTFSAASTFLIFIGAFWPILVGTIFGVFGIDKRLINTARTLGLSERVMMKDILLPAALPSIFSGAMIALIISFITLTVAEMIAATSGLGWYIIYNHQFANYDMVVAGIIVVGAVVMVITYFFDRIQAYCLRWQNI
- a CDS encoding ABC transporter ATP-binding protein, which produces MIFTTSIKLEDISMVYGVNGKSHTALSNVNLDIKNGEFISLIGPSGCGKSTIIDLISGIKVPTKGRIFIGDEPVIKPGPECGIVFQDYSLFPWMTAYENIFFAVEHANKNLSKEEVKKTAHTYLDLVGLCKFKDAYPGTLSGGMKQRVSIARMFAMHPKVFLMDEPFGALDSLNRIFMQDLLLHMWSEGESRNTVLFVTHDVDEALLLSDRIGIMSSTPGKIEEIIDIPFSRPRCRKSLSGTEDYIKLKQYLFSVLYCEMQEIIESQQAQKEAL
- a CDS encoding DUF1894 domain-containing protein is translated as MGCLDKLPYEVLLRHSSFSECRDYLKKNYNEIYTVAPGYKIFDVHIIGVPPVTVALDDNIVIFPFTKPCHGTFLVRVESEEEAQRLRKGSKKI
- a CDS encoding DUF1890 domain-containing protein is translated as MEIKSEISASFNLDLNTDPEEQNNTSKSALLVMGCPQVPLQTTAVLYIAARLKRAGINTVIAGTPSARLLIKYADFEGHYIDEIKDLDLTIEAIVDKGERYPLCFVFIHNDAGVSYAATMDSIMKSAIYPVIFGSNAEDVSAQITFECEKITAVAAHNPKPFINAINGVMEWDA
- the pdxS gene encoding pyridoxal 5'-phosphate synthase lyase subunit PdxS, with translation MNFEELRHGTELIKRGFASMQKGGVIMDVVNAEQARIAESAGAVAVMALERVPADIRKAGGVARMADVSIVEEIIDAVSIPVMGKARIGHFVEAQVLETVGVDMIDESEVLTPADEEYHIDKIKFTVPFVCGARNLGEACRRINEGAAMIRTKGEAGTGNVVEAVRHMRAISGAIRTLEGMNYQEFAAYARKIEAPLDIIKDCARLKRLPVVNFSAGGIATPSDAAMMMQLGCDGVFVGSGIFKSQNPEKMALAIVEAVNNYSDPAIIAKASRDLGDAMPGLDVHTLKEDEVLSVRGN
- a CDS encoding thiamine-phosphate synthase family protein, producing the protein MTENNQDELIEMSGRMHIALEMLESCKNFAFLIPEVRSNLVYAKEKSENPRDVLAIDGRITVVDGMPKAAGKPRFGTSSHMARLMLEIRKTKPSIRAGIDFANDPDIAKWLEGYCRHNGLVFSVIDRSHEPDEIKEAEGASMPWKVAEAVRAAGGRVPDIFYETGAVGKEPVTVLIGEDPISVVGEMLSIAHSYRRDII
- a CDS encoding AIR synthase family protein, with protein sequence MKIGKINPELFSSVLKNKLGKWSENVIVPPAPGIDAGVIDIGDGKVLIIAEDPVFAIPGQPLEMFGWYSVHIGASDIAVMGVAPQYMTYSLLMPPEFSEEDFKTVVDSIHNTAADLGIAIVGGHTGHYPGFAAPTIGGITVFAITTKDSYITPAGAKPGDAVILTKGPAVETTGILSVLREKDLLKRHPLSLIKKAQEMVKEMSVVRDAQIAMAAGGITAMHDATEGGVIGGLFEIAQASGVGMEIDESLFIYPDEIRMVCEFFNLDPVAAIAEGSLLITVKEKHADGLIEKLKENNIPASVIGILTEDMTKKTIKRRDGRTEPLLMPEQDPFWPVFFESVKNQD
- a CDS encoding nitrogenase iron protein NifH, encoding MTQARNIAIYGKGGIGKSTTTSNISAALADMGKRVIQIGCDPKSDSTNNLRRGRSIPTVLDAIRSGKKIETEDIVHEGFGGVLCIEAGGPEPGVGCAGRGIIAAIELLKQKKIFEEFNPDVVLYDVLGDVVCGGFSVPIREGVAEQVYTVTSADFMAVYAANNLFKGIKKYANNGGALFSGIIANSVILPVHREIIDDFADKTGATIAEYVPRSETITRSELRGQTAVEYDPDSEQAEVYRNLARAILKNQEKYVPAPLEAEELKGWAESWSDRLLIKKEEETGVKTPSDALTAT
- a CDS encoding nitrogenase component 1, which gives rise to MTFNTQEEADKALYEKKIDLFQKTCPNREQRANGINIFYGKASELVDKAKAGCLKNHERGFAQSSGCTLNFYLSVRVGTIRDAVTIFHAPVGCSSSALGYRELFRHVPVELGRPAEFDLHWMTTNLREKDVVYGAGDKLKKAIYEAQKRYDPKAIFILTSCTTGIIGEDIEGAVSDVQPNIKAKIVPIHCEGVRSRLVQTGYDAFWHAIMKYLVKKPEQKQKDLVNVASMLSYTWQDRLEIQRLLGKIGLRANLIPEFASVEQFEQLSEAAVTAPLCATYTDYLSRGLEQEYGVPYFMYPSPMGISNTDEWLRQIGKYTDKAAEVEELIKEEHKVWKPKLKVIRGEFDRIAKEKGSKVSVLGSLGQGRLLAQMPFFDELGLSAPAAMSQDYDNLILEDLEAVISRVGDFDLLVNTFQAAEQSHITNKLDPDLTLTCPFQGGAYKRNKGSTRIHALRGDAHPWSTQTGYSGSVAYGNFLLQALKSESFQKTLKEKTKDSYRDWWFKQANPLYYMKQEL
- a CDS encoding nitrogenase component 1; protein product: MTDAKAKTFQEPEELFEHSAIEAPRFSCALGGALGTALGIYGVVPILHSGAGCGIGQLFGQLYAGGQNAGGPQGGTSTPCSSLVEHHVVFGGEEKLRNLISASTELMEGDIYAVINGCVPSLIGDDVNAVVKEFRGNNDIFFVKSSGFTGNSYEGYELFFEGLINDLLKPADKIEEKTVNIFGIVPYQHIFWKGDARTIKNLLEEIGIKANVFLAEFDGPEQLKNIPLAEYNIVLSTWNGHRVARLLEDKFKTPYITFPSVPVGPKQTSNFLRKVAGLFNISEELVEEVIRKEEQRIYRFIEYGGDAHMMVRPHPFFAVVADSGTAIGISGFLINELGYLPDIVQITDDPPEEIREEIVRNLTEGLQTPLTPEVIFETDSHIIRQNLKDRPFMFLFGSSLEAPTALANYGAIPITVAFPALNRLVLNRTYSGYEGALTLFEEVISSFVGPL